One segment of Curtobacterium poinsettiae DNA contains the following:
- a CDS encoding TetR/AcrR family transcriptional regulator → MLEHTSADTQAAAAAAATLHLRITIVGATVDLLRDVPFHEARPVQVAERMGISVAELEQHFPSWDGLVLAALDRWNGARMDEVTHEVGDGSTVDLLRAIVASNAEDPALMRLLVALLSVAGNPAHPMATYLRSRYQLFFAQIKRGLEHDVAIGRAPHTMDPRRGAEQLIALYEGLQLQALLRAELDLVAAFDRAVARLERGWMERYEPQAARRLAMWDDDDSGSWEI, encoded by the coding sequence ATGCTCGAACACACCAGCGCCGACACGCAGGCCGCTGCGGCCGCGGCGGCCACGCTGCACCTGCGGATCACGATCGTGGGTGCCACCGTCGACCTGCTCCGGGACGTCCCCTTCCACGAGGCCCGGCCCGTGCAGGTCGCCGAGCGGATGGGCATCAGTGTCGCTGAGCTGGAGCAGCACTTCCCGTCGTGGGACGGCCTGGTCCTCGCCGCACTCGACCGCTGGAACGGTGCCCGGATGGACGAGGTCACGCACGAGGTCGGTGACGGCTCCACCGTGGACCTGCTCCGCGCCATCGTCGCCTCGAACGCCGAGGACCCGGCCCTGATGCGCCTGCTCGTCGCCCTGCTGTCGGTCGCGGGCAACCCGGCGCACCCGATGGCGACCTACCTGCGGTCGCGGTACCAGCTCTTCTTCGCGCAGATCAAGCGCGGCCTGGAGCACGACGTCGCGATCGGCCGTGCCCCGCACACGATGGACCCCCGCCGCGGCGCCGAGCAGCTCATCGCCCTGTACGAGGGACTGCAACTGCAGGCCCTGCTGCGCGCGGAGCTCGACCTCGTGGCGGCGTTCGACCGCGCGGTCGCCCGGCTCGAGCGCGGCTGGATGGAGCGGTACGAGCCGCAGGCCGCCCGCCGCCTGGCGATGTGGGACGACGACGACTCGGGCAGCTGGGAGATCTGA
- a CDS encoding DUF2795 domain-containing protein: MAAPNPIQVQKYLSGIDYPASKDDVVSTAEQEGAPDDVLEALRAIPDGEYDAPTAVSSAVSDAG, from the coding sequence ATGGCAGCACCGAACCCCATCCAGGTCCAGAAGTACCTGAGCGGCATCGACTACCCGGCGTCCAAGGACGACGTGGTCTCGACGGCCGAGCAGGAGGGCGCCCCGGACGACGTCCTCGAGGCGCTCCGCGCGATCCCGGACGGCGAGTACGACGCCCCGACCGCGGTGTCGAGCGCGGTGTCCGACGCCGGCTGA
- a CDS encoding threonine/serine ThrE exporter family protein, whose translation MAEQHPPGPHKPGRPPRPRRRSLAQHDLRDARARLRGTIYEHVEPDAKGRDQYTATQIVDFCLDLAEVMLASGADTRSVETAVVAVSTKWNLAPLDLDFSGSSVTIQYAPADVPPLVKVRTVRSDGSDLDKLARANQIVDDLIHDDRDMTSAVSALVAVLRLPPRWPMWLSDVGLSVLGISIAVQAGGGWRAGLGAFVLMLGIIVSGRWLTDRGYPQFFVSGAQGAVASAIGTLAIWAGVLTANGAATMVAALVVLLLPHPSLVTWAQDAISGFRAMAVARAFYIGLVIAAIVVGVPAGIAITHWLRIEVDPTGIVTQTLPLWASLSLTVVSAGANCFVQQASARVIPVAVVFSVAAGAGLWSLRQAGLPLLGATFLAAVLLGVLSTYAAVRMRTAVAAIAVPAFCGALLPGVAVSNALLNFMSGSSSAALDFVAAVSVALGIGAGLVLGGLFATPGARRALRRTRRVVVHSVHNDTTALRVIRDTGYDPGDGSVPRGSRSSGAS comes from the coding sequence ATGGCCGAGCAGCACCCCCCGGGCCCGCACAAGCCGGGCCGCCCACCCCGGCCACGCCGCCGCAGTCTCGCGCAGCACGACCTGCGCGACGCACGGGCCCGCCTGCGCGGGACGATCTACGAGCACGTCGAGCCCGACGCCAAGGGGCGCGACCAGTACACGGCGACCCAGATCGTCGACTTCTGCCTCGACCTGGCCGAGGTCATGCTCGCCTCCGGCGCCGACACCCGCAGCGTCGAGACGGCCGTCGTCGCGGTCTCGACGAAGTGGAACCTCGCGCCGCTCGACCTCGACTTCTCCGGCAGCTCGGTGACGATCCAGTACGCCCCGGCCGACGTCCCGCCGCTCGTCAAGGTCCGGACCGTGCGCTCGGACGGCTCCGACCTCGACAAGCTCGCGCGGGCGAACCAGATCGTCGACGACCTGATCCACGACGACCGCGACATGACCTCGGCGGTGAGCGCACTGGTCGCCGTGCTGCGACTCCCGCCGCGGTGGCCGATGTGGCTGTCCGACGTCGGCCTGTCCGTCCTCGGCATCTCGATCGCCGTGCAGGCCGGAGGCGGGTGGCGTGCCGGACTCGGGGCGTTCGTGCTGATGCTCGGGATCATCGTCTCCGGGCGCTGGCTCACCGACCGGGGGTACCCGCAGTTCTTCGTGTCCGGTGCGCAGGGCGCGGTGGCCTCGGCGATCGGCACGCTGGCCATCTGGGCCGGCGTGCTCACCGCGAACGGTGCCGCGACGATGGTCGCAGCGCTCGTGGTGCTGCTGCTGCCGCACCCGTCCCTGGTGACCTGGGCGCAGGACGCCATCTCGGGGTTCCGGGCGATGGCGGTGGCCCGCGCGTTCTACATCGGGCTGGTCATCGCGGCGATCGTCGTCGGGGTGCCGGCCGGGATCGCGATCACGCACTGGCTGCGGATCGAGGTCGACCCGACCGGCATCGTGACGCAGACGCTGCCGCTCTGGGCGTCGCTGTCGCTGACCGTGGTGTCGGCCGGCGCGAACTGCTTCGTGCAGCAGGCCAGCGCCCGCGTGATCCCCGTCGCCGTGGTGTTCTCCGTCGCCGCCGGTGCCGGGCTGTGGTCGCTGCGGCAGGCCGGGCTGCCACTGCTCGGGGCGACGTTCCTGGCGGCGGTGCTGCTCGGGGTGCTCTCGACCTACGCGGCCGTCCGGATGCGCACGGCCGTGGCGGCGATCGCGGTGCCGGCGTTCTGCGGGGCACTGCTGCCCGGTGTCGCCGTGTCGAACGCCCTGCTGAACTTCATGTCCGGGTCGTCGAGCGCCGCGCTCGACTTCGTGGCGGCGGTGTCCGTGGCACTCGGGATCGGCGCGGGCCTGGTGCTCGGCGGGCTCTTCGCGACGCCCGGTGCCCGTCGAGCGCTCCGCCGGACGCGCCGGGTCGTCGTGCACTCGGTCCACAACGACACCACGGCGCTGCGGGTCATCCGTGACACCGGGTACGACCCCGGCGACGGGTCGGTGCCGCGCGGGTCGCGCTCGAGCGGAGCTTCGTGA
- a CDS encoding OsmC family peroxiredoxin: MPTRTARTAWNGGLDDGSGQVELSSSKVGTYDVSFPKRAAEDAGGTTSPEELIAAAHSACYAMQFSAVLGEAGGTVEALDVKADVSLGPDPAGGFRLTGIVLTVSGEVSGIDEAAFLKAAEDAKATCPVSKALTGVEITLHATFEQ, from the coding sequence ATGCCCACTCGCACCGCACGCACCGCCTGGAACGGCGGCCTCGACGACGGTTCCGGCCAGGTCGAACTCTCGAGCTCGAAGGTCGGCACGTACGACGTCTCGTTCCCGAAGCGCGCCGCCGAGGACGCCGGGGGCACCACGAGCCCCGAGGAGCTCATCGCCGCCGCACACTCGGCCTGCTACGCCATGCAGTTCTCCGCCGTCCTCGGCGAGGCCGGCGGCACGGTCGAGGCCCTCGACGTCAAGGCCGACGTCTCGCTCGGCCCGGACCCGGCGGGCGGCTTCCGCCTCACCGGCATCGTCCTGACCGTCAGCGGCGAGGTCTCCGGCATCGACGAGGCCGCGTTCCTCAAGGCCGCCGAGGACGCCAAGGCGACCTGCCCCGTGAGCAAGGCGCTGACCGGCGTCGAGATCACCCTGCACGCGACCTTCGAGCAGTAA
- a CDS encoding DUF805 domain-containing protein codes for MTGFRESVLEQGPADVTNPVVAWLRFWTQGWRFHGRASRSEFWWVIALELALVGAALLIVGVHGTGGRWELYVDPFGAVPSPRVSFHVLDRGQDGWFGWGAGDREVWPDAWDLVLLVPTILTTVPRWSLLVRRLHDRDHTGLWILLLVFTGPIGWVVVTVMVARSSRPGGARFDRGPFAGRRGLEANGRHMSSSTTGVA; via the coding sequence GTGACAGGCTTCCGCGAGTCCGTGCTCGAGCAGGGCCCGGCCGACGTGACGAACCCGGTGGTCGCCTGGCTCCGGTTCTGGACCCAGGGATGGCGGTTCCACGGGCGGGCGAGTCGCTCGGAGTTCTGGTGGGTGATCGCGCTCGAGCTCGCGCTGGTCGGGGCTGCGCTCTTGATCGTCGGTGTGCACGGGACCGGTGGCCGGTGGGAGCTGTACGTCGACCCGTTCGGAGCCGTCCCGTCGCCGCGGGTCTCGTTCCACGTGCTCGACCGTGGTCAGGACGGGTGGTTCGGCTGGGGAGCCGGCGACCGGGAGGTCTGGCCGGACGCGTGGGACCTGGTGCTGCTCGTCCCGACGATCCTGACCACCGTGCCCCGGTGGTCGCTGCTCGTGCGGCGACTGCACGACCGGGACCACACCGGCCTGTGGATCCTGCTCCTCGTGTTCACGGGGCCGATCGGATGGGTCGTGGTGACGGTGATGGTGGCACGGTCGTCGCGTCCCGGTGGCGCTCGGTTCGACCGCGGGCCGTTCGCCGGGCGGCGTGGCCTCGAGGCGAATGGGCGACACATGTCGTCTTCGACGACAGGTGTAGCGTGA